One Paraburkholderia phytofirmans OLGA172 genomic window carries:
- a CDS encoding DUF3108 domain-containing protein, protein MSSPSATSRSDRTPRAGLQVWRWIAVLLVVAILHWIAAQWVERNRATLNPSDNEHVPVQVALLTPERIERKPAADARQAAAPVPAHKAAASKPREHVLTATQPATHAPAVTAASAAAASASAAASSPEANSNTNTGASATGTASAPAAASAPKAATGVKFSVPPSGELQYDTFYNGVRNQPGTIHWTSNAESYEMVVSVPVPFVGTFVYSSHGRIDAFGLAPDQYIEKRGRRPEDVAIFNRTGKQIAFTRTPATLPLPDGAQDRFSMVMQLASLVRGDPAAYKPGVTRQFFVIDNDSGENWPVETIGDETIRTAQGYLETRHFKRLPRHEGDLRRIDVWLAPSLGWLPARIMQTEPNGTQVELVWRGKLSADGAGSPANSTGGTDGSGGSGGSGGSGGSGGSGGSGGSGGGSGNTSSDNSADQSPATNAPEMAPATTPSSPIDSTVPGNLPDKP, encoded by the coding sequence ATGTCCTCACCTTCTGCCACAAGCCGCTCTGACCGCACGCCGCGCGCTGGTTTACAGGTGTGGCGATGGATTGCGGTTCTGCTGGTGGTGGCCATCCTGCATTGGATTGCAGCTCAATGGGTCGAGCGTAACCGCGCGACGCTGAATCCATCGGACAACGAGCATGTCCCCGTGCAAGTCGCACTGCTGACACCCGAACGTATCGAGCGCAAACCCGCCGCCGACGCGCGGCAAGCAGCGGCGCCTGTCCCGGCGCACAAGGCAGCCGCGAGCAAGCCACGCGAACATGTGTTGACGGCAACGCAACCGGCAACGCATGCGCCCGCGGTGACGGCCGCATCGGCTGCCGCGGCGAGCGCATCGGCCGCAGCGAGTTCCCCTGAGGCCAATAGCAATACCAATACCGGCGCCAGCGCCACCGGCACGGCCAGCGCCCCCGCCGCCGCCAGCGCACCCAAAGCTGCCACGGGCGTGAAATTCTCCGTTCCGCCATCCGGGGAGCTGCAATACGACACGTTCTACAACGGCGTGCGCAATCAGCCCGGCACCATCCACTGGACCAGCAACGCCGAGAGCTACGAGATGGTCGTCTCCGTGCCGGTGCCGTTCGTCGGCACGTTCGTGTATTCGAGCCATGGCCGCATCGACGCATTCGGCCTCGCGCCGGATCAGTACATCGAAAAGCGCGGCCGCCGACCGGAAGACGTGGCGATCTTCAATCGCACCGGTAAACAGATCGCCTTCACGCGGACCCCGGCCACGCTGCCGCTGCCCGACGGCGCGCAAGACCGTTTCAGCATGGTGATGCAGCTTGCCAGCCTCGTGCGCGGCGACCCCGCCGCCTACAAGCCGGGCGTGACGCGGCAATTCTTCGTGATCGATAACGACAGCGGCGAGAACTGGCCAGTCGAGACGATCGGCGACGAGACGATCCGTACCGCGCAGGGTTACCTCGAAACGCGCCACTTCAAACGCTTGCCTCGCCATGAGGGTGATTTGCGCCGCATCGACGTATGGCTCGCGCCGTCGCTCGGCTGGCTGCCCGCGCGAATCATGCAGACCGAGCCAAACGGCACGCAAGTCGAACTGGTTTGGCGCGGCAAGCTCAGTGCAGACGGCGCCGGCAGTCCGGCCAACAGCACCGGCGGCACCGATGGCTCTGGTGGCTCCGGTGGCTCCGGTGGCTCCGGTGGCTCCGGTGGCTCCGGTGGCTCCGGTGGCTCCGGTGGCGGCAGCGGCAATACTTCATCTGACAATTCAGCAGACCAGTCGCCCGCCACCAACGCACCCGAAATGGCGCCTGCAACCACCCCATCTTCACCGATCGATTCGACTGTTCCAGGCAACCTGCCCGACAAGCCCTAA
- a CDS encoding IclR family transcriptional regulator, with protein sequence MPPIARSGAIRTDTDTTEPHDAHESDDESIETGEEKLRSGIQSIEVGFRLLDVLTHEPRAMMLRDLAQRAGMSPAKAHRYLVSFLRLGVVAQDPLSGRYELGGFALQLGLARLARVDGVKLARIALAELRDQLDLTVGIAVWGNQGPTMVHWMESSHPAKASLKLGDVMPLLSSATGLLFAAYLPSSKTAAMLERELADSRRSSHTGGPRTPEEVERLLAEVRQHEAARVEGMLLPTIHAFCMPVFDSTGDLALGLIALGHEGAFDIRWGGEIDTALRECAQKLSYELGYSATPR encoded by the coding sequence ATGCCTCCAATTGCCCGCTCCGGCGCGATCCGTACCGACACCGACACCACTGAACCGCACGACGCGCACGAATCCGACGACGAAAGCATCGAGACCGGCGAGGAGAAGCTGCGTTCCGGCATCCAGTCCATCGAAGTCGGGTTCAGATTGCTTGACGTGCTGACCCACGAACCGCGCGCGATGATGCTGCGCGATCTGGCGCAGCGTGCGGGCATGAGTCCGGCGAAAGCGCACCGCTATCTGGTGAGTTTCCTGCGCCTCGGCGTGGTGGCACAGGATCCGCTGTCGGGCCGTTACGAACTGGGCGGCTTCGCATTGCAATTGGGGCTCGCGCGGCTTGCCCGCGTCGATGGCGTGAAACTCGCGCGCATTGCGCTCGCCGAATTGCGCGACCAGCTCGATCTGACCGTGGGCATCGCGGTGTGGGGCAATCAGGGGCCGACGATGGTCCATTGGATGGAATCGAGTCATCCGGCCAAGGCGTCGCTCAAGCTCGGCGACGTGATGCCGCTGCTCAGTTCCGCCACCGGTCTGCTGTTTGCCGCCTACCTGCCGTCGAGCAAGACCGCCGCGATGCTGGAGCGCGAACTGGCCGATTCGCGCCGCTCGTCACACACGGGCGGCCCGCGCACGCCGGAAGAGGTCGAACGGCTGCTTGCGGAAGTGCGTCAGCACGAAGCGGCGCGTGTGGAAGGCATGTTGCTGCCGACCATCCACGCGTTCTGCATGCCGGTGTTCGACTCGACCGGCGATCTCGCGCTCGGCCTGATCGCGCTCGGCCATGAAGGCGCGTTCGATATCCGCTGGGGCGGCGAGATCGATACGGCGCTGCGCGAATGTGCGCAAAAGCTCTCGTACGAGCTCGGGTATAGTGCGACGCCACGCTGA
- a CDS encoding fumarylacetoacetate hydrolase family protein → MKLATLKDGTRDGQLIVVSRDLHTAAVADAIAPTMQRVLDDWAFYAPQLQDLYDALNQGRARNTFAFDAKECMAPLPRAFQWADGSSYVNHVELVRRARGAEMPPEFWTDPLMYQGGSDDFIGPKDDVLCASEEFGIDFEAEVAVITTDVPMGATPDQALRSVRLVTLVNDVSLRNLIPGELAKGFGFFQSKPATSFAPVAVTLDELGESWREGRVHRPVIVHWNNKKVGQPDAGTDMVFHFGQLISHAAKTRNLRAGAIVGSGTVSNKDAKRGYCCIAEKRCLETIEHGAPQTEFMKFGDTVKIEMFDEAGKSIFGSIDQGIAPLD, encoded by the coding sequence ATGAAACTTGCCACGCTGAAGGACGGCACGCGCGACGGTCAGCTGATCGTCGTGTCCCGCGACCTGCACACCGCGGCCGTCGCCGACGCGATCGCGCCCACCATGCAGCGGGTGCTTGACGACTGGGCCTTCTACGCGCCGCAACTGCAGGACCTGTACGACGCGCTCAACCAGGGCCGCGCGCGCAACACCTTCGCGTTCGACGCCAAAGAATGCATGGCGCCGCTGCCGCGCGCGTTCCAGTGGGCCGACGGTTCGTCGTACGTGAACCATGTGGAGCTGGTGCGCCGCGCGCGTGGCGCGGAAATGCCGCCGGAATTCTGGACCGATCCGCTCATGTACCAGGGCGGCAGCGACGACTTCATCGGCCCGAAAGACGATGTGTTGTGCGCATCTGAAGAATTCGGCATCGACTTCGAAGCGGAAGTCGCCGTGATCACCACGGACGTGCCAATGGGCGCCACCCCCGATCAGGCGCTCAGAAGTGTGCGGCTGGTGACGCTCGTCAACGACGTCTCGCTGCGCAATCTGATCCCCGGCGAACTCGCAAAGGGCTTCGGCTTTTTCCAGAGCAAGCCGGCCACGTCGTTTGCGCCAGTGGCGGTGACGCTCGACGAACTCGGCGAGAGCTGGCGCGAAGGCCGCGTGCACCGGCCGGTGATCGTCCACTGGAACAACAAGAAGGTCGGCCAGCCCGACGCCGGCACCGACATGGTGTTCCACTTCGGCCAACTGATCTCGCACGCGGCGAAAACGCGCAACCTGCGCGCCGGCGCGATTGTCGGTTCGGGCACGGTGTCGAACAAGGACGCGAAGCGCGGCTATTGCTGTATCGCTGAGAAGCGCTGCCTCGAGACCATCGAGCACGGCGCGCCGCAAACCGAGTTCATGAAGTTCGGCGATACAGTGAAGATCGAGATGTTCGACGAAGCAGGCAAGTCGATTTTCGGTTCGATCGATCAGGGCATCGCGCCGCTGGATTGA
- a CDS encoding ABC transporter substrate-binding protein: protein MPRFESFARGTPRARASSERVTPSRRGLARLAAALCAALSAIALAQVKIGLVLSLTGPAASLGIPARDTVALLPKQIGGQSVEYIVLDDASDTTQAVQDTKKLISENHVDAIIGSSITPNSLSMIDVAAEGETPMISLASSAKIIEPVDAKRHWVFKTPQTDAMMASAIAAHASAHGVKTIAFIGQADALGETFYTEVAKFAQLHHIDMVASERFNRTDPSVTGQVLKILATHPDAVVVGAAGTPAALPPKTLRERGYKGLIYHNHGVGNNDFLRVCGADCNGTFLPASPVLVAAQLPADHPAKRLALDYIARFEALRGPGSVSAFGSYTWDAGMLLGNAVPVALKAAAPGTPEFRRALRDALEATRGLADTNGVVNMSATDHLGLDQRARVMVEIKNAKWVYQP, encoded by the coding sequence ATGCCGCGATTTGAATCCTTTGCACGAGGAACCCCGCGCGCTCGCGCATCGAGCGAGCGCGTAACACCATCGCGGCGCGGGCTCGCCCGTCTTGCCGCGGCGCTATGTGCCGCGCTATCCGCCATCGCCCTCGCGCAGGTGAAGATCGGCCTCGTGCTGTCGCTGACCGGGCCGGCAGCGTCGCTTGGCATCCCCGCGCGCGACACCGTCGCGCTGCTGCCCAAACAGATCGGCGGCCAGAGCGTCGAATATATCGTGCTCGACGACGCATCCGACACCACGCAGGCCGTGCAGGACACCAAGAAGCTGATCTCCGAGAATCACGTCGACGCGATTATCGGATCGTCGATCACGCCGAATTCGCTCTCGATGATCGACGTGGCTGCCGAAGGCGAAACGCCGATGATCTCGCTCGCGTCGTCGGCGAAAATCATCGAACCCGTGGATGCAAAACGCCACTGGGTATTCAAGACCCCGCAGACCGACGCGATGATGGCCTCGGCGATCGCCGCGCATGCCAGCGCGCACGGCGTCAAAACGATCGCGTTCATCGGCCAGGCCGACGCGCTCGGCGAAACCTTCTACACTGAAGTCGCCAAATTCGCGCAGTTGCATCACATCGACATGGTGGCGAGCGAGCGCTTCAACCGTACCGATCCGAGTGTGACCGGCCAGGTCCTGAAGATTCTCGCGACCCATCCGGATGCGGTGGTGGTCGGCGCGGCCGGCACGCCCGCCGCGCTGCCGCCGAAGACGCTCAGGGAACGCGGCTACAAAGGGCTGATCTATCACAATCATGGGGTCGGCAATAACGACTTCCTGCGCGTGTGCGGCGCCGATTGCAACGGCACGTTCCTGCCCGCGAGCCCGGTGCTGGTCGCCGCGCAATTGCCGGCGGACCATCCGGCCAAACGTCTCGCGCTCGACTACATCGCGCGCTTCGAGGCATTGCGCGGACCGGGCAGCGTGTCGGCGTTCGGTTCGTACACGTGGGACGCCGGCATGCTGCTCGGCAATGCGGTACCGGTCGCGCTTAAGGCGGCCGCGCCCGGCACGCCGGAATTTCGCCGTGCGCTGCGCGACGCGCTGGAAGCGACACGTGGTCTTGCGGATACCAATGGCGTGGTCAACATGAGCGCCACGGATCACCTCGGACTCGACCAACGGGCGCGCGTGATGGTCGAAATCAAGAATGCAAAATGGGTTTATCAGCCGTAG
- a CDS encoding enoyl-CoA hydratase/isomerase family protein, with protein sequence MSHAPHSNDAFYAHYQSLQLHRHPHGVLEVVMSGEGANKSGLATANARMHFELAEIWRDIDRDPDTRVAIIRGEGRGFSAGGDLQLVEDMATDFDVRARVWREARDLVYNVINCSKPIVSAMHGPAVGAGLVAGLLADISIAAKSARIIDGHTRLGVAAGDHAAIVWPLLCGMAKAKYYLLLCEPVSGEEAERIGLVSLAVDENDLRPKAFEVAQKLANGSQTAIRWTKYALNNWLRSAGPAFDTSLALEFMGFAGPDVREGVNSLRERRAPVFGGADPWSGPPRQTPGGGAPGGERS encoded by the coding sequence ATGTCTCACGCACCACACAGTAACGACGCGTTCTACGCGCACTACCAGTCGCTGCAATTGCACCGCCACCCGCACGGTGTGCTCGAAGTCGTGATGAGCGGCGAGGGCGCGAACAAAAGCGGGCTCGCCACCGCTAACGCGCGGATGCACTTCGAGCTCGCCGAAATCTGGCGCGATATCGATCGCGATCCCGACACGCGTGTCGCGATCATTCGCGGCGAGGGCCGGGGCTTTTCGGCCGGTGGCGACCTGCAACTGGTCGAAGACATGGCGACCGACTTCGACGTCCGCGCACGCGTGTGGCGCGAGGCGCGCGATCTGGTCTACAACGTGATCAATTGCAGCAAGCCGATCGTTTCGGCGATGCACGGTCCGGCGGTCGGCGCGGGGCTCGTGGCCGGACTGCTCGCGGATATCTCGATTGCGGCGAAGTCGGCGCGCATTATCGACGGCCATACGCGCCTGGGCGTGGCCGCCGGCGATCACGCGGCCATTGTCTGGCCGCTCCTGTGCGGCATGGCGAAGGCCAAGTATTACCTGCTGCTGTGCGAACCGGTGAGCGGCGAAGAGGCGGAGCGGATCGGCCTCGTGTCGCTCGCCGTCGACGAAAACGATCTGCGGCCCAAAGCATTCGAAGTCGCGCAAAAACTGGCCAACGGCTCGCAAACGGCGATTCGTTGGACCAAGTACGCGCTGAACAACTGGCTGCGCTCGGCGGGGCCGGCGTTCGACACGTCGCTGGCACTGGAATTCATGGGCTTCGCCGGGCCGGATGTCCGCGAAGGCGTGAACTCGCTGCGCGAGCGGCGCGCGCCGGTTTTTGGCGGCGCGGACCCGTGGAGCGGGCCGCCGCGTCAGACCCCGGGCGGCGGCGCCCCGGGCGGTGAGCGCTCCTGA
- a CDS encoding PhaM family polyhydroxyalkanoate granule multifunctional regulatory protein: MNDTPGTTPPFPGFPGFPPAEMLEQMWGMMRLSPFGSAFSGAQPGSSLGPSLSMMTDMMAPLTNVEELDKRITDMRAVEQWLKLNLNMLQSAIQALEVQRATLATLRAFGAFAQSSMAQPASAEAAPSPAPSGWPHPETASASSSASASAAAESATDEGEAAATPSFDASAWWNLLQSQFNQIARFAMTQPTATAAASGGSAPGAPEAASASASARDAADAPDEAAADATGPATKRPAAKRAATSASTSAKRAGSSGAAPRATKKAI; encoded by the coding sequence ATGAACGATACACCTGGCACCACGCCGCCCTTCCCCGGCTTTCCCGGTTTTCCGCCCGCTGAAATGCTCGAACAGATGTGGGGCATGATGCGTCTCTCGCCGTTCGGCTCGGCGTTTTCGGGCGCGCAGCCTGGCAGCAGCCTCGGGCCGTCGCTGTCGATGATGACCGACATGATGGCGCCGCTGACTAACGTCGAAGAACTCGACAAGCGCATTACGGATATGCGCGCAGTCGAGCAGTGGCTGAAGCTCAATCTGAACATGTTGCAGTCCGCTATTCAGGCGCTCGAAGTGCAGCGCGCCACGCTCGCGACGTTGCGTGCGTTCGGCGCGTTCGCGCAGTCGTCGATGGCGCAGCCGGCTTCCGCGGAGGCTGCGCCGAGCCCCGCGCCGAGCGGCTGGCCGCATCCGGAGACTGCTTCGGCTTCGAGCAGTGCGAGCGCGTCGGCCGCCGCCGAATCGGCAACCGACGAAGGCGAGGCCGCCGCAACGCCGTCGTTCGACGCCTCCGCCTGGTGGAATCTGCTGCAATCGCAGTTCAATCAGATCGCCCGGTTTGCGATGACGCAGCCAACTGCCACCGCCGCCGCATCAGGCGGTTCGGCGCCGGGCGCGCCCGAAGCGGCGAGCGCTTCGGCGTCGGCGAGGGACGCGGCTGACGCGCCGGATGAGGCCGCTGCAGACGCCACCGGGCCCGCAACCAAACGCCCGGCAGCAAAGCGGGCAGCGACGTCGGCTTCAACGTCCGCGAAGCGCGCAGGCAGTTCGGGCGCCGCTCCGCGAGCGACGAAAAAGGCCATTTGA
- the rfaE2 gene encoding D-glycero-beta-D-manno-heptose 1-phosphate adenylyltransferase has translation MAATFERKIFTRDALVKLRASMPAPVVFTNGVFDILHRGHVTYLADARALGACLIVGVNSDASVRMLGKGDDRPINNEADRMALLAALESVDYVVCFGEKTPVELISALRPDVLVKGGDYDMDALPESAIVREWGGKALAIPFEHERSTTALLKKVRAQG, from the coding sequence ATGGCCGCCACTTTTGAACGCAAGATTTTTACGCGCGATGCGTTGGTGAAACTTCGCGCCTCTATGCCTGCGCCGGTTGTATTTACCAATGGAGTGTTCGACATTCTGCATCGCGGACATGTGACTTATCTTGCCGACGCCAGAGCGCTCGGCGCTTGCCTGATTGTGGGCGTCAATAGCGATGCATCGGTGCGCATGCTAGGCAAAGGGGATGACCGGCCGATCAATAACGAGGCCGATCGGATGGCTTTGCTGGCAGCGCTGGAGAGCGTCGATTACGTGGTCTGCTTTGGCGAGAAGACGCCCGTGGAGTTGATTTCGGCGCTGCGGCCGGATGTGCTGGTCAAAGGCGGCGACTACGACATGGATGCTTTGCCCGAATCGGCCATTGTGCGGGAATGGGGCGGCAAGGCTTTGGCGATTCCCTTCGAGCATGAACGTTCGACCACTGCGTTATTGAAGAAGGTTCGCGCGCAAGGGTGA
- a CDS encoding type III pantothenate kinase, with product MTSGAPYLLIDAGNSRIKWALVQPDGMQIAAGALAHGGADQPDWSNLPAPGGAWLSNVAGESVAARIAALLDAHWPQLPRATIRASAQQCGVTNSYTTPHALGSDRWAGLIGAHAAFPGENLLIATFGTATTLEALRADGCFVGGLIAPGWTLMMRSLGEHTAQLPTLDANAARGLRDPGATSDRDRRGPFFETDTPRSLSAGCTLAQAGLIERMWRDLQDEWQVPVRLVVSGGAVDEVTSALKVPHTRHDSLVLSGLALIAAERTMERDA from the coding sequence AGCGGTGCGCCTTATCTGTTGATCGACGCAGGCAATAGCCGCATCAAGTGGGCGCTGGTGCAGCCGGACGGTATGCAAATCGCGGCCGGCGCGCTGGCGCACGGCGGCGCTGACCAACCTGACTGGTCGAATTTGCCGGCGCCGGGCGGCGCATGGTTGTCGAACGTCGCGGGCGAAAGTGTCGCGGCGCGGATTGCCGCACTACTCGACGCTCACTGGCCGCAACTGCCGCGCGCGACGATCCGCGCCTCTGCGCAGCAATGCGGCGTGACCAATAGCTATACGACACCGCATGCGCTCGGCAGCGATCGCTGGGCCGGGCTGATTGGCGCGCACGCAGCGTTTCCCGGTGAGAATCTGCTCATTGCGACGTTCGGCACGGCGACCACGCTTGAAGCGTTACGTGCGGACGGCTGCTTTGTCGGCGGCCTGATTGCGCCGGGCTGGACCTTGATGATGCGCTCGCTGGGCGAGCACACGGCGCAACTGCCGACGCTCGACGCCAACGCGGCGCGCGGCTTGCGCGACCCGGGCGCCACATCTGATCGAGATCGGCGCGGCCCGTTCTTTGAGACTGATACGCCGCGCTCGCTGTCGGCCGGGTGCACGTTGGCGCAAGCTGGTTTGATCGAGCGTATGTGGCGTGATTTGCAGGACGAATGGCAGGTGCCGGTGCGCCTGGTGGTGAGCGGCGGCGCCGTGGACGAAGTGACAAGTGCGCTAAAAGTGCCGCATACTCGCCACGATTCGCTGGTGCTGTCAGGGCTTGCGCTGATTGCTGCCGAACGCACGATGGAACGCGACGCCTGA